A window of Cydia fagiglandana chromosome Z, ilCydFagi1.1, whole genome shotgun sequence genomic DNA:
CGGTAGATGACGACAATGTttctttaaatattatttataggaATGGGAGTTATTTGGTATTCTATGTAGTAACTAGTGTATATTTATAAACAATTTGCAATTTTCCCAACATTTTAGTTTTCCTGTTTTTTTTGGGTTATCGTTAGTAATAGTACCTTATAGACTGCTCTGCTTAGTACATCATTCATTTGATCATTTCAAAGCAAGTTCTTAGTGGCATTTTATGTCTTTTTTCTACTACTATGTCTACTATTTTTTCCTGTTTttctgtattatttattttttgtctaAGGACGAAAATATACTGTATTCATATTCAATGTATAATTTTGTGTACCCAGTCATGCATAAGCAATATGTTTTACCATATTCATTGCTTTGCGAACGTCATTAGTCTGCAATTCTGTATCAAATTGTAATGATTAGCATCCTGTATTTTAGTGGTTACAAACAAGCGTGCCGCCCACCTGATTCTTAGTTATCCatcattaaaattttaatttattttatttatttttattttaaaaggaaAACGGGACGACTGCTTCgcccatacaaacgtagtcccgattttcctctctggatattgacataaGAAAATCAAAACAAACAGCAATGATTTCAAATGCTTAGCTATTTCTGTTTTAACTAATTTTGCAGAGCATACTGAGTTTAATTTTAAccagtttttacaagcttttaattatcttgccctgttagttaatACTTTGTCTTGTGTTGTGTGTTATtctagttagtgtgggtcaaatcttagAAGCTAAATTTGACTCGCTTCCCGATCTCCGATCCTTCATgcttgccacggctcatgggagcctcgGGTCTCCTTGACAACTAATtgcatgatttgacgtaggctctagtttttacgaaagcgactgccatctgaccttccatccCAGATCCCGAtctccgattgagctgaaaatttgcatacttaattatgtaagtcgggtgacaatgcgaTATTGGGCTACCatagagctgatctgatgatggatacaggaggtggccataggaactctgtgatgaaacaacgcaacctaattgtgtttagaattgtctcaatgagtattagttCCCTgagaaaagaaaagtacagtcagcgataaaagcttatgcCAGAAATGAAATTTTCCTTTAAACTTATTGTGTTTGTTTTTATGATCACCAATATTTGCACATTACGTTTGATACACTGTATACTTGTACGCCTATGCGGTATGAacttttagatatttaattctaACTACTAGCTTCTGCTCGCGACTTtgtctgcgtggaatgatgatgatgatgatgattgataaaaactatgcTGTCTTTTCTCGGGCCTATCTCAATATCAAATTGCATCtgaatcggttcagcggttggTTGCTGCAGACTTCTGTTGACATACAGAAttattttcgcatttataaaGTAGCTTATGCGCGCGACTGCGTCTGCGTGGAAtgtagatgatgatgatattgactattgataaaaaaaactgCAACCCGGCACATTAAACTACAATCAGCGTCACGGGGTTCGTACACCTTCCTGCGCAAGCGATTCTTTCAAAGATCGGCAATCTTCACAATTAATAAAATGTGAgcgtcaggatggcgggtggactTCAGCGACTTTGaacgaaatatttatataaaataaaatatttatattatattgcaCCTTCGGTGAACTTTAGTGTACCTTTAATAGAATTCAGTGAACTTTTCCCGGAAACGATCTCGTTTCCGGGAAAAGGTAAAATATCtatttaaacaaaacaaaagagaCATTAAAGGCATTACAATTTTAAATGATGTCAAATTGAATAAGGCAAAACTATTGCATACTTTTACGAATGTTTATTCCTGTGTGTGTTGTACTGAGAGTGTTTTAAATCTTATATACTTAATGTGTGAAATGCTTTAGCGAATGAAATGTATCAATAAATGGAATTTCACACAATTGTAACTAAGTACTTACTATATTTTTCttgatacacatttttattGCTGTATGTTATTTCTTTCATTTACATGTCTAAAAATATCTTTGTGTATTGTTTGGGTACTTGTCTTCAactgcatcatcagatcagctccatgttagCGTATTAAGATATTGTATTGTCATGAAAATAATGAAAGTTTGCTAAACTACAATTTAACAGAGAACGagaaattattatattaaagcCCTATTTAgccgatgcgagaactcgcatacgagtttcattacattgctggTTTTGAtcagtcggttgaattggactgGCTggaccaacagtccgcaatgtaactaaaatcgcatacgagttcgcacgcagtctaaatgagccctaagaaGAGATGGCGAGAGATTAGTACCGTCAACCTGCAAGGCTAATATGGTCGCCTTTTATCATCTGTCACGTTCTATCAAAACAAGTATGAAAGGGCCAAAGAGACGCATGCCATGACAAATTATAAAAATGGTACCATGCTATCCGTGCTGGGTGAATAGGGACGGGAGGgagatttatttaataaatggcAATTTTTGTGGTAGTCATAAGTTATATTATAAGGTTCCATGATTGGTCATCTAATAGCACGTTAGTAGATCGTTATACAACATTCCTTCTAAAAACTGTGCTACTATTTGGGCACAAGCCCTAACTGAATAACAACAATAAATAGTTGATCCACTCTAATACTAACTTCGTTCTTTTCAGGCTTCATGTACATCCGCTACACGCAACCCCCGGCCGACCTATTCGACTGGTTCGCCGACTATCTCGACGATGAGGAGGAGATCGACCctcgcgccggcggcggcggcaccaCCACCATAGGGGCCCTGGTCAGACAGATGCTCATCAAACTTGACTGGTTTAACACGCTTTTCCCGAGGATACCAGTGTCCATACAGAAACAGATTGAGCTCAAGTAAGTTTATGTTCTTTCAAGGTCGGTACCACAACCATAGGAGTGTCGGTCAGACAGATGCTGATCAGACTTGACTGTAACACTCTTTTCCCAAAGCAGATTGAGCTAAAGTTTATGTTCTTTCAAGTTCGGTACCACGGTCATAGGGGTCCCGGTCAGACAAATGCTCATCAAGCTTGACTGTTACACGCTTTTCCCGAGGATACCAGTGTCCATACAGAAGCAGATTGAGCTAAAGTAAGTTTATGTTCTTTCAAGGTCGGTACCACAACCATAGGGGCCCCCTGTCAGACAAATGCTCATCAAACTTGACTGTTACACGCTTTTCCCGAGGATACCAGTGTCCATACAGAAGCAGATTGAGCTAAAGTAAGTTTATGTTCTTTCAAGGTCGGTACTACGACCATAGGGGTCACGGTCAGACAAATGCTCATCAAGCTTTACAGTTACACGCTTTTCCCTAGGATACCAGTGTCCATACAGAAGGAGATTGAGCTAAAGTAAGTTTAAGTTCTTTCAAGGTCGGTATCACGACCATAGGGGCCCCCTGTCAGACAAATACTCATCAAACTTGACTGTTACACGCTTTTTCCTAGAATACCAGTGTCCATTCAGAAGCAGATTGAGGTAAAGTAAGTTTATGTTCTTTCAAGGTCGGTACCACGGCCACAGGGATCCCGGTCAGACAAATGCTCATCAAGCTTAACTGTTACACGCTTTTCCCGAGGATACCAGTGTCCATTCGGAAGCAGATTGAGTTAAAGTAAGTTTATGGTTCTTTCAAGGTCGGTAGCACGACTATACGGTACCCGGCCCGACAAATGCTGATCAAGCTTGCTGTGCGTGAACGGACTTGTTCGGTTTGCCATCTTATAGGCCATAGGGAACACCATTCAACACAACGTCATCATAGCGACGTTGCCGTTCCGCTCCGCTCTGTGTACGCGTGCATGCAGCCAGTTAGTCGGCGCTGCAATGCGTTCGAtacacgcacacgcgcacgtcacgcaagaGGTGTGTCATTTGGGGAGGTGTGGCCTGGGCTTAAAGCTAAAacggaaaaatagtaaaaaggcACTTGAATCGCCTTGAATATTCTAGTCTCTGGTTATAATAAACTAATTAACGCAGGTTAGGAGAACACAACAGGAACACAGCGCCAGCCAAGCCGGTGGCGCGGGCCTACAACCCGGGCAGGGCGGAGCCCGACCGGCGCGACCACGACGACCGCGACCGCCGGGATTACGGCGACGACAGGTACCATTATATTTCGTCTCTTACAGATATAATATAAAGACAATACGAgtaaagagtagaaattaaaaagtgggaATACTGTAGTGTCTTCCTGTTTTTTTatatagattgatttgaaaggacgacactacagtattgccactttttaatttctattctttttttgtcagactaCATTAACCAGTAGTAGCAGTCGCAAAAGTATTTAAAGACATTTTTCGACTTCTAAATTAACACTTGTTATTGCaaatgcagagttagcttggtcagTTCTAATGCACAGAATTTTAGACTAAAATCTTTACAAATCGACATTTTACTCTTACAGATCAAAAGACAGACAACGGGAGCCTCCAAAGCGCGACGACAGATCTCGCGAACGCGACCGCACGCGCGATCGCGAGCGGGAGCGGGATCGCGACCGCGACCGGCGCGACCGCGACAGGGACCGAGACCGCCGCGATCGAGACAGGGACCGGGACCGCAGAGACCGCGACCGCCACCGGTCGCGGTCGCGCGACCGCAGATATAGATAACGTGTAAAGAATAAAGAGTAATTGATAATGTTTTAGGTGTTGTTTTACTAGCCCAACCTCACCCTCATGCCCTATGTCGGGACGAATGATGCTCACAATgagagtatattattattatttatttatatggagTATCTGTATCGTAAAATGTTTGTAGACACTTTTTGGAAGGGTAGCACAATGATTAGTTTAGAAGGAGTTTAAAAGTGTCTCTTGAAGTCAATCATAGGTTATAGGACTATCATTCGGCGAGAGGGGTGTAGAAACAGAGGGCCAGAGAGAGTTGCTCGAAATCTACGAACTTCGGTTTTCACTGTTATAGCCCGTGGGTCAGCAAAATTAGAGTAGTTCCCAGACAAAcatttgctatttttaaaattCCTAAAACTAGATTTCTATGACTGTGTTTGGCCCTGGCCACGCAACAAGCCTGTTACAgatatttataatgtaaattaatatatcGAAATATACATTGCAAGACGTCTTACGATATATTTCGAGCTATAAGTCTTACGTACTTACAGCTCGGTATATTTCTAGTGTGTAGtgcttagctataatataaatatttcaggatcttacggtatagttggtcaaaccaaatttgtcagtaaacaAGAATAAAAGAAactactcatccttttcttttgggtgctagtactagtgtaagataAAGATAGCATGATTCTgtctgtttgaaatgagacagtcctttgtcGAGTAAGTCCAGATGTAGAGCATAATTatattccatcgtatttttacggaaacttacgaacagTCAGTTTCGATTTGGTTTCGATACAaaaagtttccgagaaaatccgatgcactacatctgtacgtcTGTGAGGCGCTTTATAATCGATTCACATCGTTTTGTTAGGTTGCCTAACTGATTGCCTGTCAGTCTTTAAGCTACTTGAGCTGTCAGTGTCAATTCATTCCAatatataagttactctatgattCATTCTTTCTTCTTGCGTCGCGGTTGGCATCGGTCGCTCCTAGTAAAGTCAGTgtaagtttttttaatattaaagtgTTTTAACTTAgatttatatgaaatatcaCCGTCATCGTAAAGTTTAGCAGCGTTTTAATCGATCGCTGaaacttttttgtgaaaagactGAATAAAACGCGAGATGGAAACTGATGAAAAAGACGTGATTGGTCACCGCTTGAAGGAGCTCACCGACGAAGAGAAACAGCGTTTAGAGGCGCAAAACTCCCGCTTAATACCCGAGACGAAGGCTCAAAAGCTCGAACGCGACGCCAAGCGTCACTGGGACATTTTTTACAAGCGAAACGAGACCAAGTTCTTCCGCGATCGCCATTGGACCACGCGCGAATTCCAGGAACTTATTAACTTCGATCCAGAGCAGAAAATCACATTCTTAGAGCTCGGGTGCGGCGTCGGCAACATGCTGTTCCCTTTAGTGGAAGAAGGGTTCGATAATTTCTATTTCTACGCGTGTGACTTTTCGCCGCGTGCTGTCGAGTTCGTAAAGAATAATAAGCTCTATGATCCTAGCAAGATGACTGCTTTTTGCGCTGACTTGACTACTGACGAGTTGTTTGAGAACGTTCCGGAAGCCAGCGTGGACATAGCTAGCCTTATTTTCGTCCTGTCTGCCATTCAGCCGGCGTGCTGGGAGAAAGTGGCTCAGAACGCATTGAGAGTGCTTCGCCCGGGCGGTATTTTGCTGTTTAGAGACTACGGCCGGTACGATATGGCTCAGTTGAGGTTCAAACCTGGCCATAAGATTGCTGAGAATTTCTATATGCGTCAAGATGGGActaggtaataataatatttttgtctaacttgagaatatttttttctatactTAAGTGTTAGCTTCATGTCCAATCTCTTAAGTAATTTTCACAATGATTTTTTTGGAGATTagatctaaataaaaaaatattattaaacccTAAAGTGCTAATGTGGCTATATTGCAGGCACCATACGATACGACATGTCAGCCTTACAATTACcaaaaatttttaaaaaatgttttctctTTATTAAACATACTCTTTATTTCAGGAGCTACTATTTCACCGAAGAAGAACTGGCGTCTCTGTTCACCAATGTGGGCTTTGAGATCCTCACCAACAGCTATGTGCAGCGGAGAACCGTCAACTTCAAGGAGGGTGTGGACGTGCCTAGGATCTTTGTGCAgggaaaatttagaaaaaaggGTATGTCACATGCTGCTTAAATTTGTATGTTATCTGTTGTCTCCTGAAGTGGGTTGAACATATTTGTATGGGATGCACTCCACCATCTTCAAACTAAAAAGCTGCTAATTCTTTGGACTTACTTGGCATTTAAGTTTGACAATGTTCTTCTAGTCCCACAAGCATGGTCAACTCTTTTAGGTTAAATGGATCATAATTCTTTTTTGTCTTGTTTCTCACCAGTCAGCCACACTGAGATTTGTATCAtaaattatacacggtgtaacatgagtaaaccgaataattttaacagcgtattcctgatcatatttagagacaaaaatgttctataaacttttttgaaattcgcctagtttcagagatattattaatttaaaaaaaaacaagtttttattgttacatagtgtaaaaggcctttttgatggtgatgttgctactatgggacgtagtctaaatatccttattgatagatgtcaaaaagtgacaagtaacactttgcaaaaagtaagTTCTACCAAaaagaaatgtaaaaatcaattttaagtgacaagtttaccaataacatttattttttatgtacaaatacattcaaaaaatttaaaaaacaatacaaaaaaatttttttttggcgaaattgacctaaactcatattacattttttacttcttttgacctcagagatgcgtggttaaaattattcggtttcctcatgttacaccgtgtatatcaaATAGGGAAAAATGTTCAATGCCTCTTTGGCTTATACTAAAACACCATTGCCTCATATTTTGGAGATAGAAACAAGACAACAAAAGCAAACTGACACATACTTTTTGTTACATTGGCCTATTTTATTGTAGATagtggttttgtgttatccATGTTAGTAAAAGTAGTTTCTGTATTTAGATATGCTATTTATTGTGTGCAATTTTTTCAAgtaaattagtttatttttttggcTGCTTTGAGTGGGAATGATAATGCtgtcatttaattttttataatagCAGTTGAAACACATGATAGTTTTGCGACATTCCTGGATTAATGATTATCTTTTCATAAGTTTGTGTGGTTTGTCAAGTCTGTTGTATTATATGGCTTACCAATACTTTAAAAACACATTCAGGTAAACCTCATTCGATCTCCTGAGTTTAGAAAGTAGAGTACTGTGTTAAAATATCAATAACCAGTTTACACTGTTATTTCGACCCCATGCAAACAGTAATATTATTAAAGTAACTTGCAACATACATAAGAAATACATAAATTGGCCAGTTTCCCCTTTTATATGATGAAAAATGCTAACCATTGATGTACCTGATTTTTGCATGTATATTAGCTCTATCTGAATAAATATGAACAGTAGAGGAATATTATGACTTAACTGGACAGCTTTTAATGCAAAATGCTTGTTTCAGACTGAGAGTTGACATGAAGATGTGTGACTGAACAGGAAGAATTATATTCAATGGGTATGTATTACTTATTTTTCACATTTGCTATATTTATTTTGGGGACATTGTCTTTGCTTGTGGTATTTCTTTGGTGACGCGGATAGCTTAGTTAGATGCTGTTTACACCTTTTGAACGCCATGCCTATCGTGTGCGGCGACGCCTACCTTGTCGGAATGCATGAAGGTTGTTTATCGCTGACCATACTGACtgcacaaacttggcagtaactgggctgtagccgcgcgcgtctttggcggtcaaagggttaaattttTGTGAGCTTTTAGTTTGAACAGCTTGTTAgtaattattgtaattaattCTGTAGAAGTTCATATTGTATTAAAAGAAgtacaatttttaaatatataaaagttTATATAACTGGCGTGCTGTATATTTCGTAGATTAGAAGTAAGTTTGGATAGATATATATTATTGTAGTATTACAAGTCCTCGGGCGGCAAagtataatatgtaaaatttttGAGGCGTGTACGCGCAGCCGCGAGGCGGCaagttttcaaaatggcggccgcCGCATACGCGTTTGTCGGAGAGCATCCATTTCGAGGCATTTTGCCGTGTGAAGGATTTACTTATttgagttatttatttattatttattgcatcATGAGCATGGTACAAACAATCCCAGTCATGATGACAGCGCAGTGCAGCTGAGACCCTCGGGCGCCTCACAAAAATGTTTACTCAGATTAGTTCACTCCGGTGTGACTGCCATGTTCCAGTATAAAGTATGACTAGGCTGAGTGAATGAATGACTTGAATGAATGAGTTGCAATAGCTTAGGGCCATTCTTGTGAGGTCTGATGCACAAATTGCTCTAAAGCAGACTGAACtggttgcttttttttgttattcCATATCTTGTGGTGTTGAAGTGattgtaaatttttatttactttttacaGGTACTAAGTTACGAACACGTGGCTCCTGCATGGTGAGTAATTGCTGTTTATTTTTCTGTAATTTCTTACAATATGCGAAACATTtcgtcaaaaaataaataatattgaattaaaaccCGTTTAAATGATGACTTCATAGTTCAGCTGAATGTTTTGATGTACACTATGCTTATGTCTTTCGCTCCTATCTGATAGTCTTGTTTATATAAAATGGAGCTATATTTCAGTATGcgttttatttacatacattttccTTGCAGAACATGAGAAAGAATACCAGCCAATGGAGACTACTGTGCACT
This region includes:
- the LOC134678414 gene encoding pre-mRNA-splicing factor 38B-like, coding for MSETEDQQQKAAKTSKQHNVLPIWGSQETMNLNHLILANIQGSSYFKVHLFKLKTYHEVVDEIYYQVKHLEPWERGSRKTAGQTGMCGGVRGVGAGGIVSTAFCLLYKLYTLRLTRKQVNGLLQHTDSPYIRALGFMYIRYTQPPADLFDWFADYLDDEEEIDPRAGGGGTTTIGALVRQMLIKLDWFNTLFPRIPVSIQKQIELKLGEHNRNTAPAKPVARAYNPGRAEPDRRDHDDRDRRDYGDDRSKDRQREPPKRDDRSRERDRTRDRERERDRDRDRRDRDRDRDRRDRDRDRDRRDRDRHRSRSRDRRYR
- the LOC134678418 gene encoding tRNA N(3)-methylcytidine methyltransferase METTL6 codes for the protein METDEKDVIGHRLKELTDEEKQRLEAQNSRLIPETKAQKLERDAKRHWDIFYKRNETKFFRDRHWTTREFQELINFDPEQKITFLELGCGVGNMLFPLVEEGFDNFYFYACDFSPRAVEFVKNNKLYDPSKMTAFCADLTTDELFENVPEASVDIASLIFVLSAIQPACWEKVAQNALRVLRPGGILLFRDYGRYDMAQLRFKPGHKIAENFYMRQDGTRSYYFTEEELASLFTNVGFEILTNSYVQRRTVNFKEGVDVPRIFVQGKFRKKD